The following are from one region of the Acidobacteriota bacterium genome:
- a CDS encoding YajG family lipoprotein, with product MRCTKILALLGCLSLLSTAAWAKKNNPNIALVYSPTTAVAEASSTPSSAMRGVSVALLLSDERASENDRHLGSRTDDDDRRFDLQATNDVIKFLEDSLEKQARQWGYSVADAGDAGVVLVGRVMQFEVEETNQAVGASYNAECTIELELRDRAGKSLWSSSVYGDASRYGKKFSSENTNEVLSDALSEAFAQGLNDAALRDAWGGGEQAAGGRSGSGKPAAPMTPEKALSEVESLMAKDFGEETLIDYLKGRRLTRAMGADDLAKWKDAGVPESVIRVAATLRVE from the coding sequence ATGCGCTGCACCAAAATCCTTGCACTCCTGGGCTGCCTGTCTCTGCTTTCGACGGCGGCCTGGGCGAAAAAGAACAATCCCAATATCGCTCTGGTCTACAGCCCGACGACGGCGGTGGCGGAAGCCTCCTCGACGCCCAGCTCGGCAATGCGCGGCGTCTCGGTGGCGCTGCTGCTCTCCGATGAGCGTGCCAGCGAGAACGATCGTCACCTCGGCAGTCGCACCGACGATGACGACCGTCGCTTCGACCTGCAGGCGACCAACGACGTCATCAAGTTCCTCGAGGATTCGCTCGAGAAGCAGGCGCGCCAGTGGGGTTACTCGGTGGCCGACGCCGGTGACGCCGGCGTGGTGTTGGTGGGGCGGGTGATGCAGTTCGAGGTCGAAGAGACCAATCAGGCGGTCGGCGCCAGCTACAACGCCGAGTGCACCATCGAGCTAGAGCTCCGGGACCGTGCCGGCAAGAGCCTGTGGTCGAGCTCGGTGTACGGCGACGCCAGCCGTTACGGCAAGAAGTTCAGCTCTGAGAACACCAACGAGGTGCTGAGCGATGCCCTTTCCGAGGCTTTCGCCCAGGGTCTCAACGATGCCGCCCTACGCGATGCTTGGGGCGGTGGCGAGCAGGCTGCCGGGGGGCGCTCTGGAAGCGGCAAGCCGGCGGCGCCGATGACTCCGGAAAAGGCCCTGTCGGAGGTCGAGAGCCTGATGGCCAAAGACTTCGGCGAAGAAACCCTGATCGACTACCTCAAGGGCCGGCGCCTGACCCGCGCCATGGGAGCGGATGATCTGGCCAAGTGGAAGGACGCGGGAGTCCCGGAGTCGGTCATCCGGGTGGCGGCGACCTTGCGGGTCGAGTAG
- a CDS encoding DUF4412 domain-containing protein, with amino-acid sequence MIQRILRSSQLVAVACLLAFAVPVAADTLLTLERTQQGENENPSEIEIWIGKDRVSRADGRTTIVLEKAANELLVVNHQAKSFSRIALPIDVLAMLPEEMKSMAAMFDLEVAVSPSEETQAVGEWKGRRYDLEITNPMGMAVTSKLWMADLDLDLEPFRDLTMSIATMQPGGKAVVEKLEKVPGFPVLNETTYDLGGNVFTFAEQLISIREGEAPANAYGAPADYDKIEWDPLTALGGGP; translated from the coding sequence ATGATCCAGCGGATCCTCAGAAGCTCTCAACTCGTCGCCGTCGCGTGCCTGCTGGCCTTTGCCGTCCCGGTCGCCGCGGACACCCTGCTGACCCTCGAGCGCACCCAGCAGGGTGAGAACGAAAACCCCTCCGAAATCGAGATCTGGATCGGGAAGGACCGCGTCAGCCGGGCCGACGGACGCACCACCATCGTGCTGGAAAAGGCGGCCAACGAGCTCCTGGTGGTCAACCACCAAGCCAAGAGCTTCAGCCGCATCGCCCTGCCGATCGACGTCCTCGCGATGCTGCCCGAAGAGATGAAGTCGATGGCCGCGATGTTCGATCTCGAGGTCGCCGTGTCCCCTTCCGAGGAGACCCAGGCAGTCGGTGAGTGGAAAGGCCGGCGCTACGACCTCGAGATCACCAACCCGATGGGCATGGCGGTGACCTCGAAGTTGTGGATGGCCGATCTCGATCTCGACCTCGAGCCCTTCCGCGATCTCACCATGAGCATTGCCACCATGCAGCCGGGCGGCAAGGCGGTCGTCGAGAAGCTCGAGAAGGTCCCCGGCTTTCCGGTTCTCAACGAGACCACCTACGATCTTGGCGGCAACGTCTTCACCTTCGCCGAGCAGCTGATCTCGATCCGCGAAGGGGAGGCTCCAGCGAACGCCTACGGCGCTCCCGCGGACTACGACAAGATCGAGTGGGATCCCCTGACCGCCCTCGGCGGCGGCCCCTAA
- a CDS encoding NAD(P)-binding domain-containing protein, with protein sequence MDSLAIVGVGSVGAALGERFAETGHQIVFGVRPGRDVSALLARCGEKARAIDIATACAAAPVVFLAVPHEAAVAALEGIDLAGKIVVDCTNPVSFADGSPAWDPPPAGSMAAELAKGHPLARWVKGFSTMGAQLMRHPELAHGFATQVHLAADDVAAKEQLAKLISGAGFVPLDAGPLRNAAALENLAILWIHLAMKGDLGREWAFQTVGRG encoded by the coding sequence ATGGATTCACTCGCGATTGTCGGAGTGGGCAGCGTCGGAGCGGCGCTTGGCGAGCGCTTCGCCGAGACGGGTCACCAGATCGTCTTCGGAGTCCGGCCCGGCCGCGACGTCTCGGCGCTGTTGGCGCGCTGCGGTGAAAAGGCTCGGGCCATCGACATCGCCACCGCCTGCGCCGCCGCTCCGGTCGTCTTCCTCGCGGTGCCCCACGAGGCTGCCGTCGCGGCCCTGGAAGGCATCGACCTGGCCGGCAAGATCGTCGTCGACTGCACCAATCCGGTGAGCTTCGCCGATGGTAGCCCGGCGTGGGATCCGCCACCGGCCGGCTCGATGGCGGCCGAGCTCGCCAAGGGCCACCCGCTGGCCCGCTGGGTGAAGGGATTCTCGACCATGGGAGCCCAGCTCATGCGGCACCCGGAGCTGGCCCACGGCTTCGCCACCCAGGTGCATCTCGCGGCCGACGACGTAGCCGCCAAGGAGCAGCTCGCCAAGCTGATCTCCGGCGCCGGATTCGTCCCCCTCGATGCGGGTCCACTGCGCAACGCGGCGGCTCTCGAGAATCTCGCCATCCTGTGGATCCATCTCGCCATGAAGGGCGACCTCGGTCGTGAGTGGGCCTTCCAGACGGTCGGTCGCGGTTAG
- a CDS encoding PQQ-binding-like beta-propeller repeat protein yields the protein MQARLCRWLLIAVAVEAVSFVAYGAALEELPPVPVAVASFGAAVNGDGLYVYGGHIGEVHQHSVSDLSHAFYHLDLRQPQNGWQKVGDVQGLQGLPMVSHGNDVCRVGGMEARNAKGDPEDMYSLPSIRCYDTVAGSWRDLPPMPQGRSSHDAVVVGDQLFVVGGWQLRGKDDKPLWLDQMAVLDLKAEMPAWRYIPQPFERRALAVAAADGKVFAFGGLGRDGTSRRVDVFDIDTETWAEGMELPKMAGNLKGFGVSAFGVDGKVYLSGADGAVHALDGASLEWEENLGEIKKERFFHRLVPYGDHLLFVGGASFNGHLANVEALDRTQLVSAASMALAKASGVWPGFRGRGDGRVDGGEMPVHWSAEQNLGWRLSLPGYGQSAPVVWGETVYVTSAVGDEKETLVMTAVDLNSGEILWRRRYPASQKIEASEMVSRSAPTPTVDAERVYAFWESGDVVALSHDGETLWKRSLTNDYGPFEGNHGLASSPLLTDDGLIVQVTHGGPSYFVALDPATGENRWKVDRPSKTAWTTPIELADGIVLSSAAGRVEAFRSEDGEVLWSVNGIEKNHVPSVVASSGLVVAASSETGQSLAFRRDDSGAVEHDSILWRADGVASGFGSPAIQGPCVTFVNKAGVLNCLDPDTGESKWKHRLASSCWASPVLAGDRVYFFTKKGDTAVLELGDEGPTVVAENSLPIDGTVYGVAAVPKAFVIRTGTEILRIGGSEGGAPTQTASVTSESAKR from the coding sequence ATGCAAGCTCGACTCTGTCGCTGGCTTTTGATCGCTGTCGCCGTCGAGGCGGTGTCGTTCGTGGCCTATGGTGCTGCTCTCGAGGAGCTGCCGCCGGTGCCCGTCGCCGTGGCCAGCTTTGGTGCCGCCGTCAACGGTGATGGCCTTTATGTCTATGGCGGTCACATCGGCGAGGTCCATCAGCACTCGGTGTCCGACCTGTCCCACGCCTTCTACCACCTCGATCTGCGCCAGCCGCAGAACGGCTGGCAGAAGGTGGGCGACGTGCAGGGCTTGCAGGGATTGCCGATGGTCTCCCACGGCAACGACGTCTGCCGCGTTGGCGGTATGGAGGCGCGCAACGCCAAGGGAGATCCCGAAGACATGTACTCGCTGCCCTCGATACGGTGCTACGACACCGTTGCCGGGAGCTGGCGAGACCTCCCGCCGATGCCGCAGGGTCGGTCTTCCCACGACGCCGTCGTGGTGGGTGATCAGCTCTTCGTCGTCGGCGGCTGGCAACTCCGCGGCAAGGACGACAAGCCCCTCTGGCTCGATCAGATGGCGGTGCTCGACCTGAAGGCGGAGATGCCGGCTTGGCGTTACATTCCGCAGCCCTTCGAGCGCCGCGCTCTGGCGGTGGCGGCGGCGGACGGCAAGGTGTTCGCTTTCGGCGGCCTCGGTCGCGATGGCACTAGCCGGCGCGTCGACGTTTTCGACATCGACACGGAGACCTGGGCGGAAGGCATGGAGCTGCCGAAGATGGCCGGCAACCTGAAGGGCTTCGGCGTCTCCGCCTTCGGGGTCGATGGCAAGGTCTACCTCTCCGGCGCCGATGGCGCCGTGCACGCCCTCGATGGCGCCAGCCTCGAGTGGGAGGAGAACCTCGGCGAGATCAAGAAAGAGCGTTTCTTCCATCGCCTGGTGCCCTACGGTGACCACCTGCTGTTCGTGGGTGGTGCCTCCTTCAACGGCCACCTCGCCAATGTCGAAGCTCTCGACCGCACCCAGTTGGTGAGCGCCGCGTCGATGGCGCTGGCGAAGGCTTCCGGCGTCTGGCCCGGCTTCCGCGGTCGCGGGGATGGCCGGGTCGACGGTGGTGAGATGCCGGTCCACTGGTCGGCGGAACAGAATTTGGGCTGGCGCTTGTCTCTGCCCGGCTACGGTCAGTCCGCTCCGGTGGTGTGGGGCGAGACGGTTTATGTGACCTCGGCCGTCGGTGATGAGAAAGAGACGCTGGTGATGACGGCGGTCGATCTCAACAGCGGCGAAATCCTCTGGCGGCGACGCTATCCGGCGAGTCAGAAGATCGAAGCTTCGGAGATGGTGAGCCGCAGCGCCCCGACTCCGACGGTCGATGCCGAGCGGGTTTACGCTTTCTGGGAGAGCGGTGATGTCGTCGCCCTCAGTCACGATGGCGAGACCCTGTGGAAGCGCTCCCTGACCAACGACTATGGTCCGTTCGAGGGCAATCACGGTCTGGCGAGCTCGCCTTTGCTCACCGACGACGGCCTGATCGTCCAGGTGACCCACGGCGGTCCTTCTTACTTCGTTGCTCTCGATCCGGCGACGGGCGAGAACCGCTGGAAGGTGGATCGTCCGTCGAAGACCGCCTGGACGACGCCGATCGAGCTCGCCGACGGCATCGTGCTGTCGAGCGCCGCCGGCCGGGTCGAGGCCTTCCGGTCCGAAGACGGCGAGGTGCTGTGGTCCGTCAACGGCATCGAGAAGAACCACGTTCCGTCGGTGGTGGCGAGCTCTGGGCTGGTGGTGGCGGCGAGCTCCGAGACCGGTCAGAGCCTGGCCTTCCGGCGTGACGATTCCGGTGCCGTCGAGCACGATTCCATTCTCTGGCGGGCCGACGGCGTCGCTTCGGGCTTCGGCTCGCCGGCGATTCAAGGCCCTTGCGTCACCTTCGTCAACAAGGCCGGAGTCCTCAACTGTCTCGACCCGGACACCGGTGAGTCGAAGTGGAAGCATCGCCTGGCGTCTTCTTGCTGGGCTTCGCCGGTGCTCGCCGGGGATCGGGTCTACTTCTTCACCAAGAAGGGCGATACCGCGGTCCTCGAGCTGGGCGACGAGGGACCGACCGTCGTCGCCGAGAACTCCTTGCCGATCGATGGCACGGTCTACGGTGTGGCGGCCGTACCCAAGGCGTTCGTCATTCGCACCGGCACCGAGATACTCCGTATCGGTGGCTCCGAAGGCGGAGCGCCGACTCAAACCGCGTCCGTTACCTCGGAAAGCGCCAAGCGCTGA